The following coding sequences lie in one Listeria ivanovii subsp. londoniensis genomic window:
- a CDS encoding UDP-N-acetylmuramoyl-L-alanyl-D-glutamate--2,6-diaminopimelate ligase, producing MKLSELMQAIPVFTGEASSAIEVNQIAQDSRKVNPGTLFICIDGEIADGHQFAKKAEELGAVAIIAEKTVDVAIPVIYVRDTKRAMAMLANYFYGSPTQALKLVGITGTNGKTTVSHLVEQIVRGNGEQTGLIGTMYRKIGDEILETKNTTPDSLTLQETFREMLLQGVSTAVMEVSSHALVQGRVYGSDYDVAVFMNLSQDHLDYHHTMEEYAYAKSLLFAQLGNSYHSSNPKIAVLNADDEESVRMQTATAAHVITFGIKAAADFRASNIQITSHGSTFDLDTPGGHFKLKIKMIGNFSVYNVLAAIATSYALHIPLDNAISTVEAIPGVKGRFELVHAGQDFPVIVDYSHTPDGLLNVLQTIAEFAEKRVFVVVGCGGDRDKGKRPQMAKVAVKYATNPVFTSDNPRSENPREIIEDMIKGVPENDSYVVHENRRDAIQYAISKAETGDVILIAGKGHEDYQIIGDEVIDFDDRVEARIAIEKKLGLA from the coding sequence ATGAAGTTAAGTGAACTAATGCAAGCTATCCCAGTATTTACTGGTGAGGCGAGCTCGGCGATTGAAGTCAACCAGATTGCTCAAGACAGTAGAAAAGTAAATCCAGGAACACTTTTTATATGTATTGATGGAGAAATCGCGGATGGACATCAATTTGCGAAAAAAGCTGAAGAACTCGGAGCAGTCGCAATAATCGCTGAAAAGACTGTCGACGTAGCTATTCCAGTTATTTATGTAAGAGACACTAAACGTGCAATGGCGATGCTAGCTAATTATTTTTACGGCTCACCAACCCAAGCGCTAAAATTAGTAGGGATTACGGGAACAAATGGGAAAACAACCGTCAGCCATTTAGTAGAGCAAATCGTCCGTGGAAATGGGGAACAGACAGGGCTCATTGGGACGATGTATCGCAAAATTGGCGATGAAATTTTAGAAACAAAAAATACTACTCCTGATAGTCTAACTTTGCAAGAAACCTTCCGGGAAATGCTTCTTCAGGGCGTGAGTACAGCGGTGATGGAAGTTTCTTCTCACGCGTTAGTGCAAGGGAGGGTTTATGGTTCTGATTACGATGTGGCGGTCTTTATGAATTTATCGCAAGACCACTTAGATTATCATCATACAATGGAAGAATACGCTTATGCGAAAAGTTTATTGTTTGCCCAATTAGGCAATAGTTACCATTCAAGTAACCCCAAAATTGCCGTTTTAAATGCTGATGATGAAGAAAGCGTGCGGATGCAAACAGCAACAGCTGCACATGTTATCACATTTGGAATAAAAGCAGCAGCCGATTTTAGGGCTTCGAACATTCAAATTACTAGTCATGGTTCGACGTTTGATTTAGATACACCGGGTGGTCATTTTAAACTTAAGATAAAAATGATTGGTAATTTTAGTGTATACAATGTGCTTGCAGCTATCGCGACAAGCTATGCGTTACATATTCCTTTAGACAACGCTATTTCAACAGTAGAAGCAATTCCTGGTGTGAAAGGTCGGTTTGAGCTTGTACATGCCGGACAAGATTTCCCAGTTATTGTTGATTATTCTCATACACCGGATGGCCTCCTTAATGTCCTGCAAACAATCGCTGAATTCGCGGAAAAACGTGTTTTCGTAGTGGTTGGTTGTGGCGGCGACCGAGATAAAGGAAAACGACCACAAATGGCGAAAGTTGCCGTAAAATATGCAACAAATCCAGTATTTACATCCGATAATCCTCGTAGCGAAAATCCACGAGAAATTATTGAAGATATGATTAAAGGTGTTCCAGAAAACGATTCTTATGTAGTTCATGAAAATCGTCGTGATGCCATTCAATATGCTATCAGTAAAGCAGAAACAGGGGATGTTATTCTAATTGCTGGAAAAGGCCACGAAGATTATCAAATCATTGGTGATGAAGTAATCGATTTTGATGACCGAGTGGAAGCGCGAATAGCTATTGAAAAAAAACTCGGACTCGCATAA
- a CDS encoding YggS family pyridoxal phosphate-dependent enzyme, translating to MTKQANLEKVTKQIELACAESNREESNVTLVAVTKTIDPTEMIELYDLGIRHFGENRADVFLDKTTQLADKNDICWHYIGSLQTRKVKDVLPQINYLHSLDRATLAKEIEKRATKPVKCFLQVNISGEESKHGFSREEALSFLQEANFQFIEIVGLMTMAPITNSEQELHHVFHELKQLQQEIHALQLKNIPCTELSMGMTNDFGIAITEGATFIRIGRALVSDENMEV from the coding sequence ATGACAAAACAAGCTAATTTAGAAAAAGTAACCAAACAAATCGAGCTCGCTTGTGCGGAAAGTAATCGTGAAGAATCAAATGTAACACTTGTTGCTGTTACAAAAACGATTGATCCAACTGAAATGATCGAGCTATATGATTTAGGAATACGTCACTTTGGTGAAAATCGCGCAGATGTATTTCTTGACAAAACAACGCAACTTGCAGATAAAAATGATATTTGTTGGCATTACATCGGTTCTTTGCAAACACGTAAAGTAAAAGATGTGTTACCACAAATAAATTATTTACATTCGCTTGATCGAGCTACTCTTGCAAAAGAAATCGAAAAGCGGGCAACAAAACCTGTGAAATGTTTCTTACAAGTGAATATTTCTGGTGAAGAAAGCAAACATGGTTTTTCTAGAGAAGAGGCGCTTTCGTTTTTACAAGAAGCAAATTTTCAGTTCATTGAGATTGTTGGCTTAATGACAATGGCACCTATTACAAATAGTGAACAAGAGCTGCATCACGTATTTCATGAGTTAAAGCAATTGCAGCAAGAAATTCATGCGCTTCAGTTAAAAAATATTCCATGTACTGAGTTGTCCATGGGGATGACGAACGACTTCGGGATTGCGATTACAGAAGGTGCTACATTTATACGAATAGGAAGAGCTTTGGTGAGTGACGAAAATATGGAGGTGTAA
- a CDS encoding cell division protein SepF — protein sequence MGLSNKFKSFFFLDEEEEYYEEEVAREPEPMQKKTKKEKPNKNRFYAVEEDDAKVVSMQGAQYSSRMVLAEPRVYAEAQELADYLKEYKTVVVNLQRISHDQATRIVDFLSGTVYALGGDIQRVGNNIFLCTPDNVEVDGSISEMLDEQNFM from the coding sequence ATGGGACTATCGAATAAATTTAAGTCTTTCTTTTTCTTAGATGAAGAGGAAGAATATTATGAAGAGGAAGTAGCGAGGGAACCAGAACCGATGCAAAAGAAAACGAAGAAAGAAAAACCAAATAAAAATCGTTTTTATGCTGTGGAAGAAGATGATGCGAAGGTGGTTAGTATGCAGGGAGCTCAGTATTCTAGTCGTATGGTACTTGCAGAACCGCGTGTATATGCAGAAGCCCAAGAACTTGCAGATTACTTAAAAGAATATAAGACTGTGGTTGTAAACTTGCAACGTATTAGCCATGATCAAGCGACACGTATTGTTGATTTCTTAAGTGGTACAGTCTATGCGCTAGGTGGAGATATCCAACGTGTGGGAAATAATATTTTCTTATGTACGCCAGACAATGTAGAAGTGGATGGCTCTATTTCCGAAATGCTCGATGAACAAAACTTTATGTGA
- the murD gene encoding UDP-N-acetylmuramoyl-L-alanine--D-glutamate ligase, translating to MKKIEMYHHKKVLVLGLARSGVSAATIMHKLGAFVTVNDQKPFSENPEAQGLLEQGIKVICGSHPIELLDEGFELVIKNPGIPYNNPMIEKALKLKIPIITEVELAYQISEAPIVGITGTNGKTTTTTIIHHMLNAHQENSSLLAGNIGFPASAVAENATSEQHISMELSSFQLMGVNTFRPHISVITNIYEAHLDYHTDRSEYVQAKWHIQKNQTEDDFLVINWDQEELKNLTKQMKAQVIPFSTTQRLGQGSYVQNGNIMFDDEVIGARDRILLPGEHNLENVLASVAVAKTLGVTNEEIMHVLETFKGVEHRTQFVVEWQGRKFYNDSKATNILATQSALKGFKNPVILLAGGLDRGNSFDELLPFFKNVKALIVFGETADKIGRVGKIAGIEVYYVDNVEAAVPVAYKESAPGDIILLSPACASWDQYRTFEVRGNAYMEAISELIEEVEK from the coding sequence ATGAAAAAAATTGAAATGTACCATCACAAAAAAGTGCTTGTTTTGGGATTAGCAAGAAGTGGTGTTAGCGCGGCAACAATTATGCATAAATTGGGAGCCTTTGTAACAGTAAATGATCAAAAACCTTTTAGCGAGAATCCGGAAGCACAAGGACTTCTCGAACAAGGAATTAAAGTCATTTGTGGTTCTCATCCAATTGAACTTTTAGATGAAGGGTTTGAGTTAGTGATAAAAAACCCTGGTATTCCGTATAACAACCCGATGATTGAAAAAGCGCTAAAACTAAAAATACCTATTATCACAGAAGTGGAGTTAGCTTACCAAATTTCAGAAGCGCCGATTGTTGGGATTACTGGAACTAATGGGAAAACAACGACAACGACAATCATTCATCATATGCTAAATGCACATCAAGAAAATAGTTCTTTACTTGCTGGAAATATCGGTTTCCCCGCATCAGCAGTAGCTGAAAATGCGACAAGTGAGCAGCATATCTCCATGGAACTTTCATCTTTTCAATTAATGGGTGTAAATACATTTAGACCACATATTTCTGTGATTACGAATATTTATGAAGCACACTTAGATTATCATACAGATCGCTCTGAATATGTCCAAGCCAAATGGCACATTCAGAAAAATCAAACCGAGGACGATTTCCTAGTCATTAACTGGGATCAAGAAGAATTGAAAAACTTAACAAAACAAATGAAAGCTCAAGTGATTCCATTCTCAACAACCCAGCGCCTTGGCCAAGGGAGCTATGTTCAAAATGGAAATATTATGTTTGATGATGAAGTCATTGGCGCCCGGGATAGGATTTTACTTCCAGGAGAACATAATTTGGAAAATGTATTAGCATCTGTAGCTGTTGCTAAGACATTAGGAGTGACTAATGAAGAAATTATGCACGTTTTAGAAACATTTAAAGGCGTAGAACATCGGACGCAATTTGTGGTGGAATGGCAAGGTCGGAAATTTTATAACGATTCCAAAGCAACCAATATTTTGGCAACGCAAAGTGCTTTAAAAGGGTTTAAAAATCCAGTTATTTTATTAGCTGGTGGATTAGATCGTGGAAACTCCTTTGATGAATTACTGCCATTTTTCAAAAATGTAAAAGCATTAATAGTTTTCGGGGAAACCGCAGATAAAATTGGACGCGTAGGGAAAATAGCAGGTATTGAAGTATATTATGTCGATAATGTGGAAGCGGCTGTTCCGGTTGCCTACAAGGAATCTGCACCAGGAGATATTATCTTACTTTCACCAGCGTGCGCGAGCTGGGATCAATACCGGACATTTGAAGTTCGCGGAAATGCCTACATGGAAGCGATAAGCGAACTAATAGAAGAGGTGGAAAAATGA
- a CDS encoding cell division protein FtsQ/DivIB — MAENRRVVSIENRIPELKKYRKKKLIRHLAILIGIFAILILITLYFLSPLSKLDEIGVSGNKQLSENEVRKESGLTIGEFVLGISNKKAEETLKKNTLIKKATVSKEGMNNIQIDITEFKTIGYQQNDGKYYDVLESGVLLTDQPRQFPIGNDLLFQNFKNGKILKKMVAQINQLPKDVVSSISEVIYSPTKSDNNHIELYMNDGNKVSATISTFAEKMQHYPSIVAQLSEGQKGVIDIEVGSYFQSYYQQNAEKKATEEKKKN, encoded by the coding sequence ATGGCTGAAAATAGAAGAGTAGTATCTATTGAAAACCGTATACCCGAATTAAAAAAATACCGGAAGAAAAAATTAATCAGACATCTAGCCATTTTAATCGGAATTTTTGCGATTTTAATATTAATAACATTGTATTTCCTATCTCCGCTCAGCAAACTGGATGAAATTGGCGTGAGTGGAAATAAACAGCTGAGTGAGAATGAAGTTCGAAAAGAAAGTGGACTAACTATTGGCGAGTTCGTCCTAGGAATTAGCAACAAGAAAGCGGAAGAAACACTTAAAAAAAATACTTTAATAAAAAAAGCAACAGTTTCCAAAGAAGGTATGAACAATATCCAAATTGATATTACTGAATTTAAAACCATTGGTTATCAACAAAATGATGGCAAATATTATGATGTTCTTGAAAGTGGAGTTTTATTAACAGACCAACCGAGACAATTTCCAATTGGAAATGATTTGTTGTTCCAGAACTTTAAAAATGGGAAGATACTTAAAAAAATGGTAGCGCAGATTAATCAACTACCAAAAGATGTCGTTAGCTCGATTTCTGAAGTAATATACAGTCCGACCAAAAGTGACAATAATCATATCGAGCTTTATATGAACGATGGGAATAAAGTTTCAGCGACAATTAGTACGTTTGCTGAAAAAATGCAACATTATCCATCGATTGTTGCCCAATTATCAGAAGGACAAAAAGGCGTTATCGATATTGAGGTAGGTTCTTATTTCCAAAGTTATTATCAACAAAATGCAGAGAAAAAAGCAACAGAGGAGAAAAAGAAAAATTAA
- the ftsA gene encoding cell division protein FtsA, with product MGDSEIYVSLDIGTASVKVIIAEMADDRLNIIGVGNVESSGIKKGIIIDIDKTVESIKKAIEQAERMVGVEISQVIVGVVSNQVQLEACRGIVAVSSENREITDEDVWNVMDAAQVVPLSPEREIINTIPDQFVVDGLTGITDPRGMIGVRLEMEGTLITGSKTILHNTLRCVERAGLEISDIALQPLAEASISLSEDDKEFGTALINIGAGTTTVSVFEQGRLTYTGVIPVGGDNITKDLSLGLNTSTANADRVKLDHGYAFYEDASPDEVFAIDVIGSDQKQHFTQVEVADIIEARMEEIFQLVLEELARVGKTHLPGGYVLTGGSMAIPGAIDLAGKTLAAHVRLAIPDYIGVREPSFTTAVGLIKYAYQMAELEGRDVSSTASEPHYEDAPKQKQPKQKKSDDEKVSTKMKNFFGAFFE from the coding sequence ATGGGTGATAGCGAAATTTATGTAAGTTTAGACATTGGAACAGCTTCTGTTAAGGTAATCATCGCAGAAATGGCTGACGATCGACTCAATATTATCGGTGTTGGGAATGTCGAGTCCTCGGGAATTAAAAAAGGGATCATTATCGACATAGACAAGACTGTAGAATCCATCAAAAAGGCAATTGAACAAGCAGAAAGAATGGTTGGCGTTGAAATTTCTCAAGTAATCGTTGGAGTAGTATCAAATCAAGTTCAACTGGAAGCTTGTCGAGGTATTGTGGCGGTTAGTAGCGAAAATCGCGAAATTACAGATGAAGATGTCTGGAACGTGATGGATGCAGCTCAAGTTGTTCCATTATCTCCGGAAAGAGAAATTATTAATACTATTCCAGATCAATTCGTAGTAGATGGTTTGACTGGTATCACAGATCCACGTGGAATGATTGGTGTCCGTTTAGAGATGGAAGGCACACTAATTACGGGTTCAAAAACAATTTTACATAATACATTACGTTGTGTGGAACGTGCTGGGCTAGAGATTTCTGATATTGCCTTACAACCACTAGCTGAAGCGTCGATATCCTTGTCAGAAGATGATAAAGAATTTGGTACGGCACTCATCAATATTGGTGCTGGAACGACCACCGTTAGTGTGTTCGAGCAAGGCAGATTAACCTATACTGGTGTTATCCCAGTCGGGGGAGATAATATCACGAAAGACTTATCACTTGGACTAAATACATCTACAGCAAATGCAGATCGTGTTAAACTTGACCATGGTTACGCATTTTATGAGGATGCTTCACCGGATGAAGTTTTTGCTATTGATGTGATTGGTAGTGATCAAAAACAACATTTCACACAAGTGGAGGTTGCTGATATTATTGAGGCACGTATGGAAGAAATTTTCCAATTAGTTTTAGAAGAACTAGCTCGAGTTGGTAAAACACATCTTCCAGGTGGCTATGTTTTAACAGGTGGTTCCATGGCGATTCCAGGTGCGATTGATTTAGCTGGAAAAACTTTAGCAGCACATGTGAGGCTTGCCATTCCTGACTATATTGGGGTTCGCGAACCGTCCTTTACAACCGCGGTAGGCTTAATAAAATATGCTTATCAAATGGCTGAATTAGAAGGTCGTGATGTTAGCAGTACAGCGAGCGAGCCACATTATGAAGATGCTCCAAAACAAAAGCAACCTAAACAAAAAAAATCAGATGACGAAAAAGTATCTACAAAAATGAAGAATTTTTTCGGCGCATTTTTTGAATAA
- the mraY gene encoding phospho-N-acetylmuramoyl-pentapeptide-transferase, with the protein MSLYMLVSTFAVAFIITVIGIPLFIPFLVKLKFGQSIRDEGPKMHEKKSGTPTMGAVVFITAILISFLIFSFVSGEASAATWLLFIALALFGALGFLDDYIKVVQKRNLGLTSKQKFLGQVAISILFYLVYHFSDFAETLKIPFTSTEIDLGWFFVIFILFWLVGFSNAVNLTDGLDGLVSGLTVIAFSAFGVIAFYQEQMDVAIFCFAIVGGMLGFLLFNKNPAKIFMGDTGSLALGGSIAAVSILLHQEWLLLLIGIIFVIETASVILQVFYFKATGGKRIFRMTPIHHHFELGGWSEWRVVLTFWGIGLIGAIVSVCVVIF; encoded by the coding sequence GTGTCTTTATACATGTTAGTATCAACATTTGCAGTGGCTTTTATCATTACAGTGATAGGTATCCCACTATTCATACCATTTTTAGTGAAATTAAAATTCGGACAAAGTATCAGGGATGAAGGTCCGAAAATGCATGAAAAAAAATCAGGAACACCAACGATGGGAGCAGTCGTTTTTATTACAGCTATACTTATTAGCTTTCTCATTTTTTCTTTCGTCAGTGGGGAAGCAAGTGCCGCAACCTGGCTACTCTTTATTGCACTAGCGTTATTCGGTGCGTTAGGTTTTCTGGATGATTACATCAAAGTAGTTCAAAAGCGTAACTTAGGTCTTACTTCGAAACAGAAATTTTTAGGTCAAGTAGCGATTTCAATTTTATTTTACTTAGTCTATCATTTCAGTGATTTTGCTGAAACGCTTAAAATTCCATTTACAAGTACAGAGATTGACCTTGGTTGGTTTTTTGTGATCTTTATTCTTTTTTGGTTAGTAGGGTTCTCCAATGCTGTTAACTTAACAGATGGTTTAGATGGACTTGTATCTGGACTTACAGTGATTGCTTTTTCAGCTTTTGGTGTGATTGCTTTTTACCAGGAACAAATGGATGTAGCGATTTTCTGTTTTGCCATTGTGGGTGGAATGCTTGGTTTCTTATTGTTCAACAAAAATCCGGCGAAAATATTCATGGGAGATACTGGCTCACTTGCGCTTGGTGGAAGTATTGCAGCTGTATCGATTCTACTGCACCAAGAATGGTTATTACTTTTAATCGGAATTATCTTCGTTATCGAAACTGCTTCGGTTATTTTACAAGTATTTTACTTTAAAGCAACTGGTGGGAAACGGATTTTCCGAATGACACCAATTCATCACCATTTTGAACTTGGTGGCTGGTCTGAGTGGCGGGTTGTTCTTACTTTCTGGGGAATCGGACTAATTGGGGCAATTGTCTCTGTGTGTGTAGTTATCTTTTAA
- the ftsZ gene encoding cell division protein FtsZ, translated as MLEFDTSSESLATIKVIGVGGGGNNAVNRMIEHGVQGVEFISVNTDAQALNLAKAETKLQIGTKLTRGLGAGAVPEIGKKAAEESREQIEEALKGSDMVFVTAGMGGGTGTGAAPVIAQIAKEMGALTVGVVTRPFGFEGPKRTKQAVTGTEAMKEAVDTLIVIPNDRLLQIVDKNTPMLEAFREADNVLRQGVQGISDLIAVPGLINLDFADVKTIMTNRGSALMGIGIATGENRAAEAAKKAISSPLLETSVDGAKGVLMNITGGSNLSLYEVQEAAEIVSSASDEDVNMIFGSVINDELKDELIVTVIATGFDEEKQAQQQAQANRRPNNQSIQVNRPSYAVQDEPQNDYAKSAPQQTNGPVHEQQAEPQQNSSDVDVPAFIRNRNRRG; from the coding sequence ATGTTAGAATTTGACACTAGTTCAGAAAGTTTGGCAACAATAAAAGTAATCGGTGTTGGCGGCGGCGGAAACAATGCTGTAAACCGTATGATTGAACATGGCGTGCAAGGCGTGGAGTTCATTTCTGTTAACACAGATGCTCAAGCGCTTAATTTAGCAAAAGCAGAAACAAAATTACAAATCGGTACAAAATTAACGCGTGGTTTAGGAGCGGGTGCTGTACCTGAAATTGGTAAAAAAGCCGCAGAAGAAAGTCGCGAACAAATTGAAGAAGCTTTAAAAGGCTCTGATATGGTGTTCGTCACTGCTGGAATGGGTGGAGGAACAGGAACGGGAGCTGCTCCTGTTATCGCTCAAATCGCCAAAGAAATGGGTGCATTAACAGTTGGTGTTGTCACTCGTCCATTCGGCTTTGAAGGACCGAAACGCACAAAGCAAGCAGTAACTGGAACAGAAGCTATGAAAGAAGCGGTTGACACATTAATCGTGATTCCTAACGACCGTTTACTTCAAATCGTTGATAAAAATACGCCAATGCTTGAAGCTTTCCGTGAAGCCGATAATGTTTTACGTCAAGGTGTGCAAGGGATTTCTGATTTAATTGCCGTTCCTGGTTTAATTAACTTAGACTTTGCCGATGTGAAAACAATTATGACAAATCGTGGTTCTGCACTAATGGGTATCGGTATTGCAACTGGTGAAAATCGTGCCGCAGAAGCAGCGAAAAAAGCTATTTCATCACCACTTCTTGAAACATCTGTTGATGGCGCTAAAGGAGTCCTAATGAATATTACTGGTGGTTCTAACCTTAGCCTTTATGAAGTGCAAGAAGCGGCAGAAATCGTATCTAGTGCATCAGATGAAGATGTAAATATGATTTTCGGTTCTGTTATTAATGATGAATTAAAAGATGAACTTATTGTCACTGTGATTGCAACTGGATTTGACGAAGAAAAACAAGCACAACAACAAGCGCAAGCGAATCGTCGCCCAAACAACCAATCTATCCAAGTGAATCGCCCAAGTTATGCTGTGCAAGATGAGCCGCAAAATGATTATGCCAAATCTGCACCGCAACAAACAAATGGCCCAGTTCACGAACAACAAGCTGAACCACAACAAAATAGTTCAGATGTCGATGTACCAGCATTTATTCGTAACCGTAATCGTCGCGGATAA
- the murG gene encoding undecaprenyldiphospho-muramoylpentapeptide beta-N-acetylglucosaminyltransferase: MKVAISGGGTGGHVYPALAFIRELKQRHPEAEFLYIGTEKGLEADIIKREGIPFEAIEITGFKRSLSLENVKTVMRFLSGAKKSKQILREFQPDVVIGTGGYVCGPVVYAAAKLKVPTLIHEQNSVAGLTNKFLSRYADKVAICFEEVSDSFASEKIVFTGNPRASEVIGVDSDQALEAYGLVSDKPTVLVFGGSRGARGVNEAVEAILPEWNNREFQLLYVTGEVHYEKIKDKLAELKLGNHISVQPFIYDMPKILNAVTLVVSRAGATTLAELTALGVPSILIPSPYVTANHQEYNARALEKNNAAIVITEPELKETDLMGLIDSILNDEEKLNSMKVSAKQMGRVDAANKLVEVALSIMK, translated from the coding sequence ATGAAAGTAGCAATAAGCGGTGGGGGCACAGGTGGACATGTTTATCCAGCCCTTGCGTTCATCAGAGAATTAAAGCAGCGACATCCAGAAGCGGAGTTTTTATATATTGGAACAGAAAAAGGTCTTGAAGCAGACATCATCAAACGGGAAGGAATTCCATTTGAAGCGATTGAAATTACTGGATTTAAACGTTCCCTATCACTCGAAAATGTGAAAACAGTGATGCGCTTCTTAAGTGGAGCAAAAAAAAGTAAGCAAATTCTTCGTGAGTTTCAACCGGATGTTGTTATCGGCACAGGTGGTTATGTATGTGGTCCAGTTGTATACGCTGCTGCAAAACTAAAAGTCCCCACTTTGATTCACGAACAAAATAGTGTCGCTGGTTTAACGAATAAATTTTTAAGTCGTTATGCAGACAAAGTAGCGATTTGTTTTGAAGAAGTGAGCGACTCTTTCGCATCAGAAAAAATCGTTTTTACTGGAAATCCTCGAGCCTCAGAAGTAATTGGCGTAGATTCAGATCAAGCATTAGAAGCATACGGGCTTGTTTCAGATAAACCGACAGTACTTGTTTTTGGTGGTAGTCGCGGAGCTCGTGGTGTCAACGAAGCTGTTGAAGCTATTTTGCCAGAATGGAACAACCGGGAGTTTCAATTGCTTTATGTGACTGGAGAAGTACACTATGAGAAAATCAAAGACAAACTAGCGGAATTAAAGCTTGGAAATCATATTAGCGTACAACCGTTTATTTATGATATGCCTAAGATTCTCAATGCCGTAACACTCGTTGTTTCTCGCGCAGGTGCGACAACACTGGCTGAACTCACAGCCCTAGGTGTTCCAAGTATTTTAATACCAAGCCCCTACGTGACAGCTAATCACCAAGAATACAATGCTCGTGCTCTTGAAAAAAATAACGCAGCAATCGTGATTACCGAACCAGAATTAAAAGAAACGGATTTAATGGGTCTGATTGATTCCATCTTGAATGACGAAGAGAAACTAAATAGTATGAAAGTAAGTGCCAAACAAATGGGGCGAGTGGATGCGGCAAACAAACTAGTCGAAGTTGCCCTAAGCATAATGAAATAA